The Candidatus Poribacteria bacterium DNA window CCGTTCTGATTTTCGTTAATCTCCTTGTACAATCTCTGATGTGCCGATCCAAAGGGGTTAGAAGGATCCCAAATAACTGAGTTGAATTCAGGGACATGATAAATCTTCCGTCCATTGATACTTTCAATAAAATCTTCCGCTTGGACACCAGCTTTCGCCGCTGCACTGTCCTCAGCGATACTTTCAACCATCGCTGCTTGTCGAGCAGAAACGCGAATCTGCCCGATTCCACTCCTATCAAGGCTTCTCGGTGTCACATACAGTGTCTTGGGTTGGCCGTCGCGGGAAACAACAACTTTCAGTTCCTCGTCGGGGTGCGTAAGGATCGTTGTGTTGAAGTCCTGCCAATTTTTAATCCTCCGATCATTGATTGAAACGATAGTATCGCCCGGCTCAATGCCGCCCTTCTTCGCAGGGCTATCCTCCGCCACCAATCCAATTTGAGCCATCCGATCTGACCGCCCAATCAGCATTTCCATCAACCACATCGTTCCACGGTCCAATCCAACAAGATAAACAAACGAAAACAGAATAACGCCCAGTATAAAATTCATTACGGGTCCCGCAATTGCCACAAAGATACGATGTCCAACAGGGGCCGAAGCAAATTCGCCCACTTCGCCTTTCTGTTCCTCAGGACTTTCCCCCGCCATCTTCACAAATCCACCAAATGGTAAAGCGGATACACAGTAGTCGGTCTCGCCCCGCCGAAAACCGATGAGTCTTGGACCAAAACCGATTGAAAATTTCTCCACGCGAATCCCACACCGTTTTGCCGCAAAGAAGTGCCCAAGTTCATGAATAAAAATTAGAAAACCAAGGGCAAGGATAGCAAGTATAATAGTAGCAGAATGAATCATCAATGTCACCTTTTTCTTTCGATTAATTCGTGTGCGACCGATCTTGCCCACTGATCAGCAGCCAGTATATCATCAAGGGTTGGTCGAAACGTTATATCATGTCGAGTCATTACCTCTTCAAGGTAGTTCGGGATGTCCATAAATCCGATCTGCCGGTTCAAGAACGCCTGTACAACCACTTCATCCGCGCTGCTCAGGACAGTCGGCAACGTTCCACCAACTTTCGCAGCGCTATAAGCGAGTTCTAGGCACGGAAACTTTTCGGAATCAACTGGCTCCATGTGCAGCGCACCAATCTGAGACAGGTCAAGGCGTGGGACAGAAGTAGGCAAACGGCATGGATATGTCAGCGCATATTGGATCGGCAAGCGCATATCCGATACACCCAACTGCGCCAACAACGAGCCATCAATGAATTCAACCATCGAATGAATAATGCTCTCCGGATGAATCACAACCTCGATTTGCGACAACTTCACATCAAAAAACCATTTCGACTCGATAACCTCAAAGCCCTTGTTCATCATTGTCGCCGAGTCAATTGTAACTTTTTCACCCATCTTCCAATTTGGATGCTTCAAAGCCTGCTGCGGCGTCACCGAGTCAAGTTGTTCG harbors:
- a CDS encoding 1-deoxy-D-xylulose-5-phosphate reductoisomerase; translation: MKHLAILGSTGSIGQNALSVVESHSDELAVAGLAANTSVDRIEQQVRQFQPRLVAVRNQEAANQLRKRLKDVKRVEVLSGAKGVSAVAMMAEVDLVLEAMGGAAGLLPTLQAIESGKDLAFVNKEVLVMCGSLIIEAAQKNSVRLLPVDSEISAIFQCLSDVNRDDGRRAEIHRLILTGSGGPFRETPSEQLDSVTPQQALKHPNWKMGEKVTIDSATMMNKGFEVIESKWFFDVKLSQIEVVIHPESIIHSMVEFIDGSLLAQLGVSDMRLPIQYALTYPCRLPTSVPRLDLSQIGALHMEPVDSEKFPCLELAYSAAKVGGTLPTVLSSADEVVVQAFLNRQIGFMDIPNYLEEVMTRHDITFRPTLDDILAADQWARSVAHELIERKR
- the rseP gene encoding RIP metalloprotease RseP, with translation MIHSATIILAILALGFLIFIHELGHFFAAKRCGIRVEKFSIGFGPRLIGFRRGETDYCVSALPFGGFVKMAGESPEEQKGEVGEFASAPVGHRIFVAIAGPVMNFILGVILFSFVYLVGLDRGTMWLMEMLIGRSDRMAQIGLVAEDSPAKKGGIEPGDTIVSINDRRIKNWQDFNTTILTHPDEELKVVVSRDGQPKTLYVTPRSLDRSGIGQIRVSARQAAMVESIAEDSAAAKAGVQAEDFIESINGRKIYHVPEFNSVIWDPSNPFGSAHQRLYKEINENQNGEISLGIRRGAESLTVGFPINWLVNAVVEEGSEAEKAGIQSGDEIVSINGESIKNFELYPRLYELTSTNPDRPVDIGLLRSGEPLNATVTFAFGDAEGRLNLQGLHWKLSLAGLALAVPSVPIPQYNVITAVGEGVQTNWLILEMVVKVLKRLVTREVKTKHLTGPIGIVDATRRVVEFGLRSLLFFVGFISVNLAIVNLLPIPIADGGQILFFTLEKLRGRPLSIRKQMIIQQVSIVLLAGLFLYITFYDILRVFFV